One stretch of Lacrimispora sphenoides DNA includes these proteins:
- a CDS encoding polyribonucleotide nucleotidyltransferase, protein MYKSYSMELAGRTLTVDVGRVAKQASGAALMHYGDTVVLATATASDKPRDGIDFFPLSVEYEEKLYAVGKIPGGFNKREGKASENAILTSRVIDRPMRPLFPKDYRNDVTLDNIVMSVDQDCSPELTAMLGSAISTCISDIPFNGPCASTQVGLVDGEFVINPTQAQKQVSDMALTVASTREKVIMIEAGANEVPEDKMIEAIFRAHEVNQEIIKFIDTIVAECGKPKHQYTSCAVPEELFAAIRETVTPEEMEVAVFTDEKQIREENIRNITAKLEEAFADKEEWLSVLGEAIYQYQKKTVRKMILKDHKRPDGRAMDQIRHLAAEIDMLPRVHGSAMFTRGQTQILNICTLAPLSESQRLDGIDDMETSKRYMHHYNFPSFSVGETRPSRGPGRREIGHGALAERALIPVLPSEEEFPYAIRTVSETMESNGSTSQASICSSSMSLMAAGVPIKSAVAGISCGLVTGDSDDDYIVLTDIQGLEDFFGDMDFKVGGTHKGITAIQMDIKIHGLTRPIIEEAIRTTREARLYILDEVMAKAIAEPRKEVGKYAPKIDRISIDPQKIGDVVGKQGKVINKIIEETGVKIDINDDGNVSVCGTDQAMIDRAIQIIKSIVTEIEAGQIFKGKVVRIMNFGAFVELAPNKDGMVHISKLSDKRVAKVEDVVNIGDEVTVKVMEVDKMGRINLSMKPGDLAGKTEEKKAEKETGSKETE, encoded by the coding sequence ATGTACAAGAGTTATAGTATGGAACTGGCCGGCAGAACATTAACCGTTGATGTCGGCAGAGTAGCAAAGCAGGCAAGCGGCGCGGCACTTATGCACTATGGCGATACCGTTGTATTAGCTACCGCAACTGCTTCTGACAAACCAAGAGACGGAATCGATTTCTTCCCACTGAGCGTAGAATACGAAGAAAAATTATACGCCGTAGGAAAGATCCCAGGCGGCTTCAACAAAAGAGAGGGAAAAGCGTCTGAGAATGCAATTTTGACCTCCCGTGTCATTGATCGTCCAATGAGACCTCTGTTTCCAAAAGATTACCGTAACGATGTGACTTTAGATAACATCGTTATGTCTGTAGACCAGGATTGCAGTCCTGAGCTGACAGCGATGTTAGGCTCAGCCATTTCAACCTGCATTTCCGATATTCCTTTTAACGGACCATGCGCTTCCACCCAGGTGGGACTTGTAGACGGAGAATTCGTCATCAATCCGACCCAGGCTCAGAAGCAGGTTTCCGACATGGCGCTTACGGTTGCATCTACAAGAGAAAAAGTCATCATGATCGAGGCCGGAGCCAATGAGGTGCCGGAAGATAAGATGATCGAGGCCATTTTTAGGGCTCATGAAGTAAACCAGGAAATTATCAAATTCATTGACACCATTGTAGCAGAGTGCGGAAAGCCGAAGCACCAGTACACCAGCTGCGCAGTGCCGGAAGAGTTATTTGCTGCCATCAGGGAAACCGTTACTCCTGAGGAGATGGAAGTTGCCGTATTTACCGATGAAAAGCAGATAAGAGAAGAAAACATCCGTAATATCACCGCAAAACTGGAAGAAGCCTTTGCAGATAAGGAAGAATGGCTGTCAGTGCTTGGAGAAGCCATTTACCAGTACCAGAAAAAGACTGTCCGCAAGATGATCTTAAAAGACCATAAGCGTCCTGATGGCCGTGCCATGGATCAGATCCGTCATCTGGCAGCAGAAATCGATATGCTTCCAAGAGTTCATGGTTCCGCCATGTTCACCCGCGGCCAGACACAGATTTTAAATATTTGTACCTTGGCTCCATTATCAGAAAGCCAGAGATTAGATGGCATTGATGATATGGAAACCTCCAAGAGATATATGCACCACTATAATTTCCCGTCCTTCTCCGTAGGAGAGACAAGACCTTCCAGAGGACCGGGACGCCGTGAGATCGGCCATGGTGCCCTGGCAGAGAGAGCATTGATTCCGGTTCTTCCGTCTGAGGAAGAATTCCCATATGCGATCCGTACCGTTTCCGAGACCATGGAATCCAATGGATCTACCTCCCAGGCAAGCATCTGTTCCTCATCCATGTCCTTAATGGCTGCCGGTGTTCCTATTAAATCGGCTGTTGCAGGTATTTCCTGCGGACTTGTTACAGGAGATTCCGATGATGATTACATCGTCTTAACCGATATTCAGGGTCTGGAAGATTTCTTCGGCGATATGGACTTTAAGGTTGGAGGTACCCACAAGGGTATCACTGCGATCCAGATGGATATTAAGATCCACGGCCTTACAAGACCGATCATTGAGGAAGCTATCCGCACCACCAGAGAGGCAAGGCTTTACATTCTTGATGAGGTTATGGCAAAAGCCATTGCAGAGCCACGTAAGGAAGTAGGCAAGTATGCTCCGAAGATCGACCGGATTTCCATTGATCCTCAGAAGATCGGTGATGTAGTAGGTAAGCAGGGGAAAGTGATCAATAAGATCATTGAAGAAACCGGCGTAAAGATCGATATTAACGATGACGGAAATGTATCTGTATGCGGAACCGATCAGGCCATGATCGACCGTGCGATCCAGATCATTAAGAGCATTGTTACGGAAATCGAAGCAGGACAGATTTTCAAAGGCAAGGTTGTCAGAATCATGAACTTTGGTGCTTTCGTTGAACTGGCTCCAAACAAGGATGGTATGGTTCACATTTCCAAGTTGTCAGATAAGAGGGTGGCAAAGGTTGAGGATGTTGTCAACATCGGTGACGAAGTAACCGTTAAGGTAATGGAAGTCGACAAGATGGGCAGAATCAACTTAAGCATGAAGCCGGGAGATCTGGCCGGAAAGACAGAAGAGAAAAAAGCTGAAAAAGAAACAGGATCAAAAGAAACAGAATAA
- a CDS encoding branched-chain amino acid ABC transporter permease has product MKINKTSALIAAAAIALAAILPMFISNNYHLNLMIQVLINIIIVVGLNFITGLTGQMNLGTAGIFSMGAYTSSLLATRLGINPWICLIAAVGMGFLIGMGLGYPSLRVSGVYLALTTIGFSEIVRILMTNLTGLTGGALGVTGIPPFSILGHKFQTNKEIYYLYLVIAVILIFNAYRIVNSKWGRAFLAVKDNPDAVEAGGINIASIKILAFTLAAVYATVAGSLYAHYVGFINPSAYNLEYSINYVVMLVIGGIGSVPGNVLGAILVTLVPELLRFMENYYWLVFSIITLLFVIFMPNGIVSLFKGKKRAAKAGKGVQANGR; this is encoded by the coding sequence ATGAAAATAAACAAAACATCGGCATTAATTGCAGCAGCAGCCATTGCTCTGGCAGCGATCCTACCCATGTTTATTTCCAATAACTATCATCTGAATCTGATGATCCAGGTATTAATTAATATCATTATAGTAGTGGGTCTTAATTTCATAACCGGCCTTACCGGTCAGATGAATCTGGGAACTGCCGGTATATTCTCTATGGGAGCATATACGTCTTCCCTGCTGGCAACAAGACTTGGGATCAATCCATGGATTTGCTTAATTGCAGCCGTGGGTATGGGATTTTTAATAGGAATGGGTCTTGGCTATCCTTCCTTAAGGGTGTCCGGAGTATATTTAGCCCTTACTACCATTGGTTTTTCTGAAATTGTCCGTATTCTGATGACGAATTTAACAGGCCTGACAGGAGGAGCATTGGGCGTAACGGGAATTCCCCCATTTTCTATCCTGGGCCATAAGTTCCAGACCAATAAAGAGATTTACTATCTCTATCTGGTCATAGCGGTCATTCTTATCTTTAACGCATACCGGATTGTTAACTCCAAATGGGGACGGGCTTTCCTGGCAGTTAAGGATAATCCGGATGCGGTGGAAGCAGGAGGGATCAACATTGCGTCCATTAAGATTTTAGCGTTTACCCTTGCAGCTGTTTATGCAACAGTGGCAGGAAGCCTTTATGCCCATTACGTTGGTTTCATCAATCCTAGTGCGTATAACCTTGAGTATTCCATTAACTACGTTGTCATGTTGGTTATCGGAGGAATCGGCTCTGTGCCAGGCAATGTGCTCGGGGCGATTCTGGTTACTTTAGTGCCGGAATTATTAAGATTCATGGAAAATTACTACTGGCTGGTATTTTCAATCATCACTCTGCTGTTTGTCATCTTTATGCCAAATGGGATCGTTTCTCTATTTAAGGGTAAGAAGAGGGCAGCAAAAGCAGGGAAAGGAGTGCAGGCAAATGGCAGATAA
- a CDS encoding ABC transporter substrate-binding protein → MRRMKKVLCMALAVGMAVSSLAGCGSSTSGAAKASSSGKTQAGAQSTATGAPIKVGVSNMVTGPMAAGGLRMKQAVTMAFEEINAKGGVLGGRPLEMVLVDDTGTPTGAVNAVNKILGENVSVSIGPHTSPMASATQELYRKAGVPFISAATSPKLLEAQNPYFFRISVSDGAVGPAMVEFAKDQFGAAKVGALYDTDDYGVAADNATKLYCEKNGIEYYSEGFTSGDKDLTSQLSKIKGWGPDVIFDFSHDAEAALIVRQLDELGMGDLPHVGPNALAQSQTYDLCDAKQLEGTYASTDFYADQTNETMKKFLDDFKTRWGADVERYAAMYYTAAYLTADAIERAGSDKPEDIRKALSETKDFNAVFGKLNCSEQGEMNTNLYILEFNGEKNMSVSKQVSLD, encoded by the coding sequence ATGAGAAGGATGAAAAAAGTTTTATGCATGGCATTGGCGGTTGGTATGGCTGTCTCATCCCTGGCTGGCTGCGGCAGCAGTACATCAGGTGCAGCGAAAGCTTCGTCTTCAGGGAAAACGCAGGCAGGAGCCCAGTCAACGGCTACCGGTGCTCCGATCAAGGTGGGAGTATCCAACATGGTAACCGGCCCTATGGCAGCCGGTGGGCTTCGTATGAAGCAGGCCGTAACCATGGCGTTTGAAGAAATCAACGCCAAAGGCGGAGTGCTGGGTGGAAGACCTTTGGAGATGGTTCTGGTTGATGACACAGGGACTCCCACAGGTGCGGTAAATGCAGTCAATAAGATTCTGGGTGAGAATGTTTCGGTATCAATCGGACCTCATACTTCTCCCATGGCATCTGCAACTCAGGAATTATATCGGAAGGCAGGAGTTCCGTTCATCAGCGCTGCTACCTCACCAAAGCTTTTAGAAGCACAGAATCCATACTTTTTCCGTATATCCGTTTCTGACGGAGCCGTTGGACCGGCTATGGTGGAGTTTGCCAAGGACCAGTTTGGTGCTGCAAAGGTTGGAGCTCTCTATGATACTGATGATTACGGTGTAGCGGCCGACAATGCCACAAAACTGTATTGCGAAAAGAATGGCATTGAGTATTACTCAGAAGGATTTACATCTGGCGATAAGGACTTAACATCACAGCTTTCCAAAATAAAAGGCTGGGGACCTGATGTTATCTTTGATTTTTCCCATGACGCAGAGGCGGCTTTGATTGTCCGCCAGTTGGACGAGCTTGGTATGGGAGATCTTCCTCATGTTGGACCTAATGCTCTGGCACAGTCCCAGACCTATGATTTATGCGATGCAAAACAGCTGGAAGGTACTTATGCATCTACAGATTTCTATGCAGACCAGACCAATGAGACCATGAAGAAATTCTTAGATGATTTTAAGACACGCTGGGGAGCTGACGTGGAACGTTATGCAGCGATGTATTATACTGCAGCTTACTTAACAGCCGATGCCATTGAGCGGGCAGGCTCCGATAAACCGGAAGATATTCGCAAGGCTCTTTCTGAAACAAAAGATTTTAATGCTGTATTTGGAAAGCTTAACTGCTCTGAGCAGGGAGAGATGAATACGAACCTTTATATTCTGGAGTTTAACGGAGAAAAGAATATGTCTGTATCCAAACAGGTATCCTTAGACTGA
- a CDS encoding DUF1667 domain-containing protein, translating to MMKEFTCIICPNGCEISADIEIKEDGGSLIRSIDGALCPRGEIYVKQELIDPRRNIATSVLVKGGILPLASVRLTSPIPKARIFDAMEEIKKCGLTAPVTAGTVIVENILGYDADVIVTKSVPAGELQK from the coding sequence ATGATGAAGGAATTTACCTGTATTATCTGTCCGAACGGGTGCGAAATAAGCGCAGATATAGAAATAAAAGAAGACGGCGGCAGCCTGATACGGTCCATAGATGGCGCCCTCTGTCCAAGAGGAGAGATTTATGTGAAGCAGGAACTGATCGATCCCCGTCGTAATATTGCAACTTCAGTTCTGGTAAAAGGAGGAATTCTTCCATTAGCCAGCGTACGTCTGACGAGCCCGATCCCAAAAGCCAGAATCTTTGATGCCATGGAAGAGATAAAGAAGTGCGGTCTGACAGCACCTGTGACAGCCGGAACGGTTATCGTGGAAAATATTCTTGGATATGATGCAGATGTGATTGTGACAAAATCTGTGCCGGCCGGCGAACTGCAGAAATAA
- a CDS encoding branched-chain amino acid ABC transporter permease: MQVFVQLLITGIAMGFIYALVGIEYTLIWNATGLLNFSHDKFILFGAYMFAGTYVLGLGLPPILAILFTILTMFLLGIVSAFVIFNPLSKLSTNLFAVIGTVILGRIMIESVRLIWGPLPFTLDNFMRGSIHFGSVVVSKAHLVIIVVCSLITAGLQVFFKATKTGKAMRCVSENKTAASLMGINVPMNIAFTIGLSAIVCATIGILVIPIFNVELQMSSMIGLKGFASGVIGGFGYLPGAIVGGILLGVVEIFGSMLIPSVYKDCLSFVLLIIFLLVRPSGILGNKR, translated from the coding sequence ATGCAGGTATTTGTACAGCTGCTCATTACCGGTATTGCCATGGGCTTTATCTATGCTCTGGTAGGTATTGAGTACACTCTTATCTGGAACGCAACAGGATTACTAAATTTCAGCCATGATAAGTTCATCTTATTTGGAGCTTATATGTTTGCCGGTACCTATGTGCTGGGTCTTGGGCTTCCGCCGATACTAGCAATTCTTTTCACAATTCTTACCATGTTTTTATTAGGTATTGTCAGCGCGTTTGTAATTTTTAATCCGCTAAGCAAGCTTTCCACCAATTTATTCGCAGTGATCGGAACCGTTATCCTTGGCAGGATCATGATAGAGTCGGTTCGCCTGATCTGGGGGCCTCTTCCCTTTACACTGGATAATTTCATGAGAGGATCCATTCACTTTGGTTCTGTGGTAGTCTCAAAAGCTCATTTGGTTATAATTGTGGTATGTTCCTTAATTACCGCTGGCCTTCAGGTTTTCTTTAAAGCAACCAAGACCGGAAAAGCCATGCGTTGTGTATCGGAAAATAAAACGGCAGCATCCTTAATGGGAATCAATGTTCCCATGAACATCGCCTTTACCATTGGTTTATCAGCGATTGTCTGTGCCACCATCGGAATCCTGGTAATTCCTATATTCAATGTGGAACTTCAAATGTCATCCATGATCGGTTTAAAAGGATTTGCCTCCGGTGTCATCGGCGGCTTTGGCTACCTTCCAGGGGCAATTGTGGGGGGTATCCTACTTGGAGTGGTTGAAATCTTTGGAAGTATGCTGATTCCGTCTGTTTATAAAGACTGTTTGTCATTTGTACTGTTAATCATTTTCTTGTTGGTGAGACCGTCAGGAATTCTGGGAAATAAGAGATAA
- a CDS encoding FadR/GntR family transcriptional regulator codes for MEKQTLAEIAAQKLLQIIQEEGYTAGDKLPTEAELSEVLGVGRNTVREALRILMSRNIVTIRQGSGTFLSDKNGVADDPLGFTMIEDRRKLTEDLIQIRVMLEPPIAALAAQNADLDQILCLEQILLELEKMMENREDYSERDSQFHAQIANCSHNLVIANLVPVITDGVRVFAGSVRETEYAQTLLSHRRIYEAIRDRKPVEAQQAMYFHLMYNENRYKEEDRERT; via the coding sequence ATGGAAAAACAGACACTGGCAGAAATTGCCGCCCAAAAATTATTGCAGATCATACAGGAAGAAGGATACACTGCAGGAGACAAATTACCCACCGAGGCGGAACTGTCTGAAGTTCTGGGGGTAGGGCGTAATACGGTCCGTGAAGCCTTAAGGATCCTGATGTCCCGGAATATTGTCACTATCCGCCAGGGATCGGGGACCTTTCTGTCGGATAAAAATGGTGTGGCCGATGATCCTCTGGGATTTACCATGATAGAAGACAGAAGAAAGCTGACAGAGGATTTGATCCAGATCCGGGTTATGCTGGAGCCCCCGATTGCAGCCCTGGCGGCCCAGAACGCGGATTTGGATCAAATCCTTTGCCTGGAACAGATACTTCTGGAGTTAGAAAAGATGATGGAGAACCGGGAGGATTATTCGGAAAGGGATTCCCAGTTCCATGCCCAGATTGCCAACTGCAGCCATAATCTGGTCATAGCAAACCTGGTGCCTGTCATTACCGACGGGGTCCGGGTCTTTGCCGGTTCGGTCCGGGAGACTGAATATGCCCAGACGTTATTGTCACATCGCAGGATTTATGAGGCGATCAGGGACCGGAAGCCTGTAGAGGCACAGCAGGCAATGTATTTCCACTTAATGTACAACGAAAACCGCTATAAGGAAGAAGACCGGGAGAGAACCTGA
- a CDS encoding NAD(P)/FAD-dependent oxidoreductase has translation MKQLYDVLIIGGGVIGSAIAREMSRYRLKIGVLEKNLDVCCETSGRNSGVVHGGFAYDTGSLKAKLCVEGNQIMGQLSEELDFPFKRCGKVLVGNTPEDQEALERTMKQGKANGVNGMELIGKDRLHELVPAVVGEFAMYSAESGIVDPFGYTIALAENAAENGVDYFFDREVTAIERDADSNYVITASGGTFYGRWVVNSAGLGCGKISELLGMGSYKIIGSKGDYIILDKRTGPLLPMPVYPVPSNTYMGIHVTNTTDGNVIVGPNADLTENFTYYGVSQDNMDYLARSASDLWPCIHKKDYIRNYSGILPKWVDENGAIQDFKIEVQDSAALRAINLVGIESPGLTAAVPIARYAVGLMAERETLTLNSSFNPIRKGVVRFAELSKEEQNLKILENPEYGEVICRCEKVTKAEILQAIHNPLGVDTLTGIKYRTRSMMGRCQGGYCQMRIAQLLGQELGKKEDQIQYARKGSNMFFGKVRQEVES, from the coding sequence TTGAAACAATTATATGATGTACTTATTATCGGAGGCGGGGTCATTGGAAGCGCAATTGCGAGGGAAATGTCCAGATATCGCTTAAAAATAGGCGTTTTGGAAAAGAATCTGGATGTCTGCTGCGAGACGAGCGGACGAAATTCCGGGGTGGTCCACGGAGGATTCGCGTATGACACTGGTTCTTTAAAAGCAAAACTGTGTGTAGAAGGCAACCAAATCATGGGACAACTTTCCGAAGAACTGGATTTTCCTTTTAAACGTTGCGGAAAGGTTCTGGTAGGTAATACACCGGAGGATCAGGAAGCGCTGGAACGGACCATGAAGCAGGGCAAAGCCAATGGAGTAAACGGTATGGAGCTGATCGGAAAAGATCGGCTTCATGAACTGGTTCCTGCTGTGGTAGGGGAATTTGCCATGTACTCCGCTGAAAGCGGAATCGTAGATCCTTTCGGATATACCATTGCCCTGGCTGAGAATGCAGCAGAAAATGGTGTGGATTATTTCTTTGACCGCGAGGTGACAGCCATTGAAAGAGATGCGGATTCCAATTATGTGATCACCGCATCCGGCGGAACCTTTTACGGCCGCTGGGTAGTGAACAGTGCCGGCTTAGGCTGCGGAAAAATATCGGAGCTGCTTGGTATGGGCAGTTATAAGATCATAGGTTCCAAGGGAGATTACATCATTCTGGATAAAAGGACCGGTCCTTTGCTTCCCATGCCGGTATATCCGGTTCCCAGCAATACCTATATGGGGATCCACGTGACCAACACGACAGATGGCAATGTGATCGTCGGGCCCAATGCGGATCTGACAGAGAATTTTACATATTATGGCGTATCCCAGGACAATATGGACTATTTAGCAAGAAGTGCCTCCGACTTATGGCCCTGCATCCATAAGAAGGATTATATCCGTAATTATTCCGGAATCCTTCCCAAATGGGTAGATGAGAATGGAGCAATCCAGGATTTTAAAATTGAGGTGCAGGATTCGGCAGCCCTGCGAGCCATCAATCTGGTAGGCATAGAATCTCCCGGACTGACTGCGGCTGTTCCGATTGCCCGCTATGCGGTAGGGCTCATGGCGGAGAGAGAAACGCTTACCCTTAACTCCTCCTTTAATCCCATACGCAAAGGTGTGGTGCGGTTTGCGGAGCTTTCAAAAGAAGAGCAGAACCTTAAAATTCTGGAAAATCCGGAATACGGAGAGGTGATCTGCCGTTGTGAAAAGGTGACTAAGGCAGAAATCCTACAGGCAATCCATAATCCTCTGGGAGTTGACACCTTAACCGGGATTAAGTATAGAACACGCTCGATGATGGGGCGCTGCCAGGGCGGGTACTGCCAGATGCGCATTGCACAGCTGCTGGGGCAGGAGCTGGGGAAAAAAGAAGATCAAATCCAATATGCCAGAAAAGGTTCTAATATGTTCTTTGGCAAAGTACGGCAGGAGGTGGAGTCATGA
- a CDS encoding ABC transporter ATP-binding protein, translating to MADNREGKSILTLKHVTKRFSGLVAVNDLSLDMKERTIHALIGPNGAGKSTAINMITGLLPLTEGEIYHENTKISGMSAHQIAQTSCSRTFQNLKLYRSMTVKENLMMGNMTDRKQGFVPFLFDIKNAYREEKLMNEKADQILEFMGLKDLAEEYPSNMPYGKQKLTELARSLMSDPRLLFLDEPAAGLNPSERVEFVNIMLKVFDSGIDIFLIEHNMDVIMNISNYITVINFGAKIAEGTPEEIQQDPLVIKAYLGDRYKQNMARGASNA from the coding sequence ATGGCAGATAACAGAGAAGGAAAATCTATTTTAACCCTGAAACATGTAACAAAACGTTTTTCCGGGCTGGTTGCGGTAAATGATCTGTCTCTGGATATGAAAGAACGTACTATTCATGCTTTGATCGGACCAAACGGAGCAGGTAAGTCAACTGCTATCAATATGATCACCGGCCTTCTGCCGTTAACAGAGGGTGAGATTTACCATGAGAATACGAAAATAAGCGGTATGAGTGCCCATCAGATCGCCCAGACCAGCTGCAGCCGGACCTTCCAGAATTTAAAGTTATATCGTTCCATGACAGTGAAAGAAAACTTAATGATGGGAAATATGACAGACCGGAAGCAGGGCTTTGTACCTTTTCTGTTTGATATTAAGAACGCATACAGGGAAGAGAAGCTTATGAATGAAAAAGCAGATCAGATCCTGGAGTTTATGGGATTAAAGGATCTGGCAGAAGAGTATCCGTCCAATATGCCTTATGGAAAACAGAAACTTACGGAGCTTGCCAGGTCTCTCATGTCAGATCCAAGACTTCTGTTCTTAGATGAACCTGCCGCAGGACTCAATCCCTCCGAACGTGTGGAATTTGTAAATATTATGCTTAAGGTATTTGATTCCGGCATCGATATTTTCCTCATTGAGCACAATATGGATGTTATCATGAATATCAGCAATTATATTACCGTTATTAACTTTGGAGCTAAAATTGCCGAAGGCACACCGGAAGAAATACAGCAGGATCCGTTGGTAATTAAGGCGTATTTAGGCGACCGGTATAAACAGAATATGGCAAGGGGGGCTTCAAATGCTTAA
- a CDS encoding NAD(P)/FAD-dependent oxidoreductase: MNAERKEIQVEQVDVVIIGGGPAGLAAAAELYRRGIRNLLIIEREKQLGGILRQCIHDGFGLTRFQTALSGPEYAQRFIDTIEELNIPYITDATVLEVTRERQVTAVSGEGMRTWQAKAVILTMGCRERTRGAIGIPGERPAGVFTAGVAQAYMNLFNTMPAKEAVILGSGDIGLIMARRLTLEGAHVKAVFEIQPYPSGLPRNIEQCLNDYDIPLYLSHGITAIHGNTRLTGVTVSQVDENFMPIPGTEKEYQCDTLILSVGLIPENELSLDAGVILDERTRGVLVDEYFQTDAEGIFAAGNVLHVHDLVDFVSIEAESLADSVAEYVKEGSLKPAAIAIKTDCNIGYTVPQRVSGTKEFTLSLRVKRPMKDCRIVVRQAGTEVAAKKKKKAIPAEMIRFVISHEKLVSGSDLEVCVE, translated from the coding sequence ATGAATGCAGAACGAAAAGAGATCCAGGTAGAACAGGTGGATGTTGTAATTATAGGCGGAGGACCTGCCGGGCTTGCAGCAGCGGCGGAACTTTACCGCCGCGGAATTCGTAACCTGCTGATCATTGAGCGGGAAAAGCAGCTGGGAGGCATCCTGCGTCAATGCATTCACGACGGATTCGGACTGACCCGCTTTCAGACTGCCTTAAGCGGTCCTGAATATGCACAGCGTTTCATTGACACAATAGAAGAACTGAATATTCCTTACATAACAGATGCAACGGTACTGGAGGTGACCCGTGAAAGACAGGTGACGGCAGTTTCCGGGGAGGGCATGAGAACCTGGCAGGCAAAGGCAGTGATCCTGACCATGGGCTGCCGCGAGCGGACAAGGGGAGCCATTGGGATTCCGGGTGAGCGGCCTGCGGGCGTATTTACAGCAGGCGTTGCCCAGGCTTATATGAATCTGTTTAATACCATGCCGGCTAAGGAAGCGGTAATACTGGGTTCTGGAGATATCGGTTTGATTATGGCCCGCCGGCTTACTCTGGAAGGGGCTCATGTAAAGGCTGTATTTGAAATCCAGCCTTATCCCAGCGGTTTGCCGCGCAATATCGAACAGTGCCTTAATGATTATGACATACCATTGTATTTAAGCCATGGAATAACCGCAATTCATGGAAATACCAGGCTTACCGGTGTCACTGTCTCTCAGGTAGATGAGAATTTTATGCCCATCCCAGGAACTGAAAAAGAGTACCAGTGTGATACGCTCATTCTTTCCGTCGGCCTGATTCCGGAGAATGAACTATCCCTGGATGCTGGAGTTATCTTAGATGAACGGACCAGGGGCGTTCTTGTAGACGAATATTTCCAGACTGACGCAGAAGGGATCTTTGCCGCAGGAAACGTCCTTCATGTACATGACCTGGTTGATTTTGTCTCGATAGAGGCGGAGAGTCTGGCCGATTCAGTGGCGGAATACGTAAAAGAGGGAAGTCTCAAACCAGCTGCCATTGCGATTAAAACCGACTGCAATATCGGGTATACGGTACCTCAAAGAGTCAGCGGAACGAAAGAATTCACGTTGTCCTTAAGGGTAAAAAGACCGATGAAGGACTGCCGCATTGTTGTGCGCCAGGCCGGGACGGAAGTGGCTGCTAAAAAGAAGAAAAAAGCCATACCCGCAGAAATGATTCGCTTTGTCATCTCTCATGAAAAGCTGGTGTCCGGCTCAGATTTGGAGGTGTGCGTAGAATGA
- a CDS encoding GntR family transcriptional regulator, whose translation MTKNFTQNPGESAREYALRFLLDQIINLEFTPGQKISDIEISKELNISRTPVREAILSLTNGHLIESYPQKGIFISLIDSNIVEQVCTMRKMIEGPLAEMSCDFITQEHMDNLYDYITLQKDYASNGPRENFEKFLTLDIAFHKEFYDICGMTFIYDTMQTIMPHFDRQRKLSYQINVSDRVISDHSAICKAIMEKDKKKASEAMIQHISTALADQTILKKEFPDYFI comes from the coding sequence ATGACAAAAAATTTTACCCAAAACCCGGGAGAGTCTGCACGTGAATATGCCCTTCGGTTTCTTCTGGACCAGATTATTAACCTGGAATTCACGCCGGGACAAAAAATCTCTGATATAGAAATTTCAAAGGAATTAAACATCAGCCGGACTCCGGTCAGAGAAGCCATTCTTTCTCTGACCAATGGCCATTTGATCGAAAGCTATCCTCAAAAGGGAATTTTTATTTCTTTGATCGATAGTAATATCGTGGAACAGGTATGTACCATGAGGAAAATGATTGAAGGGCCGCTGGCAGAAATGAGCTGTGATTTTATTACCCAGGAACACATGGATAACTTATATGACTATATAACGCTCCAGAAAGATTACGCATCCAACGGACCGAGGGAGAACTTCGAGAAATTTCTGACTCTGGATATTGCTTTCCACAAAGAATTTTATGATATATGCGGAATGACCTTTATCTATGACACCATGCAGACCATCATGCCTCACTTTGACAGGCAGCGAAAGCTGAGTTATCAGATCAATGTATCAGACCGTGTCATCAGCGATCACTCCGCCATCTGCAAAGCCATCATGGAAAAGGATAAGAAAAAGGCTTCTGAAGCCATGATCCAGCACATATCCACAGCATTGGCAGATCAGACCATACTTAAAAAAGAATTTCCCGATTATTTTATTTAA